The Prionailurus viverrinus isolate Anna chromosome B4, UM_Priviv_1.0, whole genome shotgun sequence genome has a window encoding:
- the SUOX gene encoding sulfite oxidase, mitochondrial isoform X2: MLLHRAVIPHLRQACRLKSAPSRLYIRACSTDDSLQPQCPSLAFSGDNSSTGGWKVMGTLLGLGAVLAYHDRRCRATQESPHVYTREEVRSHSSPETRIWVTLGCEVFDVTEFVDLHPGGPSKLMLAAGGPLEPFWALYAVHNQPHVREMLAQYKIGELSPEDKVPSTLKTSDPYIDDPVRHPALKVNSQRPFNAEPPPELLTENYITPNPIFFTRNHLPVPNLDPETYRLHVVGPPGGQSLCLSLDDLYKFPKHEITVTLQCAGNRRSEMTQFKEVRGLEWNIGAISTARWVGARLCDVLAKAGHQLSETEAHVCFEGLDSDPTGTAYGASIPLARAMDPEAEVLLAYEMNGQPLPRDHGFPVRVVVPGVVGARHVKWLGKVSVEPEESYSHWQRRDYKGFSPSVDWDTVDFDSAPSIQELPVQSAITEPKDGETVQSGEVTIKGYAWSGGGRAVVRVDVSLDGGLTWHVAELDGEEQRPRKAWAWRLWQLQAPVPAGRKELNIVCKAVDDSYNVQPDTVAPIWNLRGVLSNAWHRVHVHVAP; the protein is encoded by the exons ATGCTGCTGCACAGGGCTGTGATCCCCCATCTCCGACAGGCCTGCAG actCAAGTCAGCCCCCTCAAGGCTCTATATTCGGGCTTGCTCTACAGATGATTCACTTCAGCCCCAGTGCCCCAGCCTTGCCTTCTCTGGTGATAACTCCAGCACCGGGGGATGGAAAGTCATGGGGACTCTGCTAGGCCTGGGTGCAGTGTTGGCCTATCATGACCGCCGGTGTAGG GCTACTCAGGAGTCACCACATGTATACACAAGAGAGGAAGTGAGATCTCACAGCAGCCCTGAAACTAGGATCTGGGTGACTCTGGGCTGTGAGGTGTTTGATGTTACAGAATTTGTGGACTTACACCCTGGGGGGCCATCAAAGCTGATGCTAGCAGCAGGGGGTCCTCTAGAGCCCTTCTGGGCCCTCTATGCTGTTCATAACCAGCCCCATGTGCGTGAGATGCTGGCTCAGTACAAGATTGGGGAGCTGAGCCCTGAAGACAAGGTACCTTCCACCTTGAAGACCTCTGACCCCTACATTGATGATCCCGTACGTCACCCAGCCCTGAAGGTCAACAGCCAGCGCCCCTTTAATGCAGAGCCCCCCCCTGAACTGCTGACGGAAAACTATATCACACCTAACCCTATCTTCTTCACCCGGAACCATCTGCCTGTACCTAACCTGGACCCAGAAACCTATCGTCTGCATGTAGTAGGGCCACCTGGGGGTCAGTCACTGTGTCTATCCCTGGATGACTTGTACAAGTTCCCCAAACATGAGATCACTGTAACTCTGCAGTGTGCTGGCAACCGGCGCTCTGAAATGACTCAATTCAAAGAAGTGAGAGGTCTGGAGTGGAATATCGGGGCCATTAGCACTGCACGCTGGGTTGGGGCACGCCTTTGTGATGTGTTAGCCAAGGCTGGTCACCAACTCTCTGAAACTGAGGCCCACGTCTGCTTTGAGGGACTGGATTCAGACCCCACAGGGACTGCCTATGGAGCATCCATCCCTCTGGCTCGGGCCATGGATCCTGAAGCTGAGGTCCTGCTGGCATACGAGATGAATGGGCAGCCTCTGCCTCGTGACCATGGCTTCCCTGTGCGAGTGGTTGTTCCTGGTGTGGTGGGTGCCCGCCATGTCAAATGGCTGGGCAAAGTGAGTGTGGAACCAGAGGAAAGTTACAGTCACTGGCAGCGGCGGGATTATAAAGGTTTCTCTCCATCTGTGGACTGGGACACAGTAGATTTTGACTCCGCTCCATCTATTCAGGAACTTCCTGTCCAGTCAGCCATCACAGAACCCAAGGATGGGGAGACAGTACAATCAGGGGAGGTGACTATCAAGGGCTATGCATGGAGTGGTGGTGGGAGGGCTGTGGTCAGGGTGGATGTGTCTCTGGATGGGGGTCTAACCTGGCACGTGGCAGAGCTGGATGGAGAGGAACAGCGTCCCAGAAAGGCCTGGGCCTGGCGACTATGGCAGCTGCAAGCCCCTGTGCCGGCTGGGAGAAAGGAATTGAACATTGTTTGTAAAGCTGTAGATGACAGCTACAATGTGCAACCAGACACCGTGGCCCCAATCTGGAACCTGCGAGGTGTGCTCAGCAATGCCTGGCACCGTGTCCATGTCCATGTCGCCCCATAA
- the SUOX gene encoding sulfite oxidase, mitochondrial isoform X1, translated as MANLVNLRPSLSLSYDQECAAKRTSLSSRLKSAPSRLYIRACSTDDSLQPQCPSLAFSGDNSSTGGWKVMGTLLGLGAVLAYHDRRCRATQESPHVYTREEVRSHSSPETRIWVTLGCEVFDVTEFVDLHPGGPSKLMLAAGGPLEPFWALYAVHNQPHVREMLAQYKIGELSPEDKVPSTLKTSDPYIDDPVRHPALKVNSQRPFNAEPPPELLTENYITPNPIFFTRNHLPVPNLDPETYRLHVVGPPGGQSLCLSLDDLYKFPKHEITVTLQCAGNRRSEMTQFKEVRGLEWNIGAISTARWVGARLCDVLAKAGHQLSETEAHVCFEGLDSDPTGTAYGASIPLARAMDPEAEVLLAYEMNGQPLPRDHGFPVRVVVPGVVGARHVKWLGKVSVEPEESYSHWQRRDYKGFSPSVDWDTVDFDSAPSIQELPVQSAITEPKDGETVQSGEVTIKGYAWSGGGRAVVRVDVSLDGGLTWHVAELDGEEQRPRKAWAWRLWQLQAPVPAGRKELNIVCKAVDDSYNVQPDTVAPIWNLRGVLSNAWHRVHVHVAP; from the exons ATGGCCAACCTGGTAAACCTCAGGCCTTCACTGTCCCTTTCCTATGATCAGGAGTGTGCTGCTAAGAggacctctctctcttccagactCAAGTCAGCCCCCTCAAGGCTCTATATTCGGGCTTGCTCTACAGATGATTCACTTCAGCCCCAGTGCCCCAGCCTTGCCTTCTCTGGTGATAACTCCAGCACCGGGGGATGGAAAGTCATGGGGACTCTGCTAGGCCTGGGTGCAGTGTTGGCCTATCATGACCGCCGGTGTAGG GCTACTCAGGAGTCACCACATGTATACACAAGAGAGGAAGTGAGATCTCACAGCAGCCCTGAAACTAGGATCTGGGTGACTCTGGGCTGTGAGGTGTTTGATGTTACAGAATTTGTGGACTTACACCCTGGGGGGCCATCAAAGCTGATGCTAGCAGCAGGGGGTCCTCTAGAGCCCTTCTGGGCCCTCTATGCTGTTCATAACCAGCCCCATGTGCGTGAGATGCTGGCTCAGTACAAGATTGGGGAGCTGAGCCCTGAAGACAAGGTACCTTCCACCTTGAAGACCTCTGACCCCTACATTGATGATCCCGTACGTCACCCAGCCCTGAAGGTCAACAGCCAGCGCCCCTTTAATGCAGAGCCCCCCCCTGAACTGCTGACGGAAAACTATATCACACCTAACCCTATCTTCTTCACCCGGAACCATCTGCCTGTACCTAACCTGGACCCAGAAACCTATCGTCTGCATGTAGTAGGGCCACCTGGGGGTCAGTCACTGTGTCTATCCCTGGATGACTTGTACAAGTTCCCCAAACATGAGATCACTGTAACTCTGCAGTGTGCTGGCAACCGGCGCTCTGAAATGACTCAATTCAAAGAAGTGAGAGGTCTGGAGTGGAATATCGGGGCCATTAGCACTGCACGCTGGGTTGGGGCACGCCTTTGTGATGTGTTAGCCAAGGCTGGTCACCAACTCTCTGAAACTGAGGCCCACGTCTGCTTTGAGGGACTGGATTCAGACCCCACAGGGACTGCCTATGGAGCATCCATCCCTCTGGCTCGGGCCATGGATCCTGAAGCTGAGGTCCTGCTGGCATACGAGATGAATGGGCAGCCTCTGCCTCGTGACCATGGCTTCCCTGTGCGAGTGGTTGTTCCTGGTGTGGTGGGTGCCCGCCATGTCAAATGGCTGGGCAAAGTGAGTGTGGAACCAGAGGAAAGTTACAGTCACTGGCAGCGGCGGGATTATAAAGGTTTCTCTCCATCTGTGGACTGGGACACAGTAGATTTTGACTCCGCTCCATCTATTCAGGAACTTCCTGTCCAGTCAGCCATCACAGAACCCAAGGATGGGGAGACAGTACAATCAGGGGAGGTGACTATCAAGGGCTATGCATGGAGTGGTGGTGGGAGGGCTGTGGTCAGGGTGGATGTGTCTCTGGATGGGGGTCTAACCTGGCACGTGGCAGAGCTGGATGGAGAGGAACAGCGTCCCAGAAAGGCCTGGGCCTGGCGACTATGGCAGCTGCAAGCCCCTGTGCCGGCTGGGAGAAAGGAATTGAACATTGTTTGTAAAGCTGTAGATGACAGCTACAATGTGCAACCAGACACCGTGGCCCCAATCTGGAACCTGCGAGGTGTGCTCAGCAATGCCTGGCACCGTGTCCATGTCCATGTCGCCCCATAA